From the Nodularia sphaerocarpa UHCC 0038 genome, the window CTATTGTTTGCAGCAATCATGAAAATCAACTTGGTTCCCTGACATTTGATTGGTCAGAAGTCACAGCCAAAGTAGTAGGAATGTTACCCATTTTTGAGCAAGTTATAGACGTTGACAGCCGCCGTAAATTAGAATGGAAAACCCAAACCCAAGACTATGCCCAGTTTTGTGATTTACACCTAGCTAGTAAAAATTGCATTCTCCGACTTTATGATCATGGTTATGAATTCCAGAAAGGTGTAGAAATTGCTGATAAAGCTAGTGAAAATACCATCACAATTAATTGGAATAGCTTACTGCAATGGATTTCACAACAGATCCCACAAGTTAAAACTTGGTCAAATTTCACACACTTCGCACAAACAGCATTAGACCAAACAGAAATGCTGGGCAACATTCAGTCTCACATTCACCTATTTCGTAGGGAAAAGACCTATTGGGACCCAGCGTTTCATTTATATAGTAGTTTGGTATTTTTGAATCAAACCTAACTTAGTTAGAAGTTTTCATTTTACTCGCCATATCTAAGTAAGAACTCATGTTCGCACCTGGACGACGACGAACATTAGAGCTAGAACCTGAAGGAGCAAGATATTTGGGTGCAAATGTAGTTTCAGCCGGTACTGGTCTTTTCCCATTGGATGTTGCTGCTGGGGTTGTAGCAGGTTCAGCTTTGGGAGCTTTGCCATTTTTGGATGGCTCTACTTTGCTTGCTTTTGTAGCAGCAGGCGCATTGGCTGGGGAATTTACTGCTACTGATGTCGCAGGTTTAGCACCATTAGCTGTAGCGACTGGGGATACCTCTTGAGTTTTAGGTGTAGCTGCTGCTTTTTCAGATGCAGGCTCATCTAACTCCAAGTAATAGCCATTGCCTTTTTTGCCTGGTAACAACCCAGTAATGAAACCCAAAATCCCTGTGATTAACTTTTTGATAAAACCGAACATGAAAATTTCTCCTGTGTTTATATATCTGTAAACTTGACCGTGGCTTTAAAAAAACAGCAGAATATTACATTTTTTTGCGCCAGCTATGCCATTGCGGTGACAAGCCTTATAATTATCTCCTGAATTAACATTGTAGTAAAACTACAAAGCAAATAGTCTTAACTCTTTAGTGCAAGCACTCGCAACTTGTAGACATTAAGGATTAATTATTAAATTTTCTGGTAGCTAAGAGCAAGATTCTGAAAGAATGCTTAATTAAACTTAACATTTTTTGTTGAGCGAACACAGACTGCCTAAAAAAAATTAGCATCAAAAAAAAGCTTCAGGAGCATTGGATTTTCCTATTTTCTAACCAGTGGGAGAACTGTCATAGCCGAATGGCAGCCAATTAAAGTATTAAGTTAAATTTGATACACATTTTTAATGCAGGCAGACTAGGGAGATGAACACCAAAAACCAACAGCGTAACTCAGTGTTATTGATACATGGTATTGGAGACACCGCAGCCGTTTTTAATATGATGGCGAGTTATCTCAGAAAATTGGGTTGGTCTGTGTATACCCTGAATCTCGTTCCTAATAACGGTGAAGTTGGTCTGGATATTTTGGCACAGCAGATAGCTGATTATATTCTCAATACCTTTGCCCCAGAACAACCAATCGATTTGATAGGCTTCAGCATGGGAGGAATTGTCAGCCGTTACTATGTTCAACGCTTAGGAGGAATTAACCGTGTGCAAAGATTTGTCACCATTTCCTCACCTCATCATGGAACTGTTATTGCTTATGCTTCCCAACGTCACGGCTGCTTGCAAATGCGCCGCAATAGTGAATTTATCCAGGATTTAAATGCCGATGCTGTGATGTTAGGACGGTTAAATTTTACATCGATATGGACACCCTATGATTTAATGATAGTTCCGGCAAATAGTTCACAAATGGCACTGGGAAAAGAAGTAGTACTGCCAGTTGTACTGCACTCTTGGATGTTAACAGATTCTAGAAGTTTAGCAGCAGTAGCATCTGCCTTGTCAGAGCCAATTAAGCTCGGTCACCAATTTGGCTATACTCAGAACTACCAAAAATCGCCTCTGGGTGGCGGTAATATTTAAATTCCATCAAGTTGTAAAAAGGATCTTCTAAAAAGAAGGTGCGATGTTCTAAGGGAGAATCAACAAAGCGATTTTTAGGTGATTCCCGAAAAACCAGATTTTGCTTTTCTGCTTTTTCTAGTAATTCCTCCCAGTCCTGTTCCTGAACAAAAATCAGTCCAAAGTGTCTGGGGTATATAGTGCGTTGGGGTGATGGAGTTTCCTTGGTGAGGTGTGCTACCAACTGATGACCGTAGAGGTTAAGAATCAGCGCTTGGGTATTTTCACGCCCAGGAATGCAGCCGAGAGCATCGACATAATATGCTTTGGTTTGAGCAATATCAGTCACTGGAAAAGCTAGATGAAATAAAGTTTGGCTCATAGCTAATGTGATGGAGACAAATAGTGGGTGCTATATACAAATTTATGCCGTCAAATCCTGATTGTGGTCAAAGAATTTGGAATTTTAACTTTGCGATCTTGGTAGTGTACGCAGCGAGTGCGAGTATTTTAGATTGATGAGCGGGGATAGCGGCGGGACTTGAAGCAAAATCCAAAATCCAAAATCTAAAATCTAAAATCTAAAATTGGTACGGTCAATTTGCACACAGTTTTAAATAATTTCAACTTATATCCTGATAACGACGTTTGCATGAATTGGAGTGGAGAAGCGGTTAATTGCGTCTGTACAAGTAGGGAAAGATTATTTTTCTTGTTTTCCCTGTTTCTTCTATCGTTGACCTGTAAGAGGAATATAACCTCGGCATTTTTTTGAATGAGGTAGTGGCACAAATTCAACATCCCAGTTCTAAAATTGGTTATTGTGTTGATATTCTGGCAAAACTACTCATTATTTATTGCTGATGTTATCTTTTATTGACTCTGCAAATCCCTGGTTGGTAGCAATAGGATTGAACACAATTTTATTGAGTTTAGTATGGATTGCGCCCAAACAGCTACTCACCCCAGCAGGAATATTTCACGCTTGGTTACTAGGGGTACTCATTTGGGTAACTCTCGGTTGGCCAGGATATCTAGTGGTAGGGTTCTATTTTTTAGTTGGTTCTGGTGTAACACGTATTGGTATGGCACAGAAAGAAGCAGCAGGAATAGCTGAAAAGCGTTCTGGAGCTAGAGGCCCGGAAAATGTTTGGGGTTCGGCTCTAACTGGGGCTTTGTGTGCATTGGGAGTAGGTATTTTAAATTCAGGATTAGTTATACCCAGTAACCAGTCCCTAGTCCCTAATCCCCAGTTTTTATTGTTGTTAGGCTATGTGGCGAGTTTTAGTACGAAGCTTTCTGATACCACTGCGAGCGAAGTGGGTAAAGCCTACGGTAAACGTACCTTTTTGATTACTACACTCCAACCTGTATCTCGTGGTACAGAGGGAGCAGTGAGTTTAGAAGGGACTTTAGCGGGTGTGGTGGCTTCGATTGCGATCGCCTGCGTCGGATGGGCAGTTGGTTTGATAGATTTATTAGGAATAGCTTGGTGCATATTAGCTGCATTTATCGCCACCAACTTAGAAAGCGTCATTGGTGCAACATTGCAATCTAAATATGACTGGCTCACCAATGAAGTCGTAAACATTTTCAATACATTAATTGGTGCGATCGCCGCCATCTTACTCGCCTTAATCTGGACAATAATTACTGCTTCATTTCCCGCCTAAATTCATTCTCAAAAATCACAAGTAAATTTACACAACACACTTGTGTTGTCACCTTTGTGTATCCATACAACAGTTGATATTTGAGATTCTCTAAATAGCATTGACTAGTCTGCTAGTGACCATACTATCTGTGTGCATCTGTGTACATCTGTGGTCGAATAATTCTTCCTCCACCTCATTGAGGTAGGAATCGCTATATTTCGTAATATATCAAACTTTCGCTGTTCCTTATCAAATTAGTTCATGGAATCTTCATCATTTTTGACAGTAAATGACCAGCCAATATTTATAAATCAGGCAGTAAAATATCTGCAAGCCTCTGGAAAATTAGCGCATTTCATTGGCGACATTCTCAAACAGTATGTAATAGCCCAAGAAATCCAAGAGCGAGATGACATCCAAATCAGCCCCGCTTTAACAGAACAGACAATCATTGATTTCCGCCTCAAAAATCAACTAAATGAACCCCAAACATTTCAAGAATGGTTACAGAAAAATGTGACAGATTACGCCACCTTTTACGAATCAATAGCCTTTAGTTTCAAATTAGAAAAACTGAAAGTTTTGATTACAGAACCAAAAATTTCCGAATACTTTATTGAACGGAAAATTTTTCTAGATCGGGTGATAGTTTCCCGGATTGTTGTGGACAATCGAGAAATAGCTGAAGAACTACATACCCAAATTGAAGAAGGAGGTAGTTTTGAGCAACTAGCTAAAGAATATTCCTTATCAGAAGATCGCATGGTCAACGGCATGATGGGGCCAGTAAGTCGAGGTACAATGCCAGATCAATTAAGAGCAGTTATTGATATAGCTAATCCTGGACAAGTTGTCGGTCCTATAGAAATCGAAGGACGTTATGGCTTATTTCGTGTAGAACAATTTTTGCCAGCGTCTTTAGAAGATACGCAACTTCAACAAGCACTACAAAATGAATTATTTGAGAAATGGCTAGTCGAGAAAATTCAAAAGCTGACAGTCAAACTACAAATGAGCTAAAAGTTCTGAATAATCAATCTCTACAAGTAAAAGCCCTAGCTTCTATACCTTGGAATCAACCGCCCCTCTCTTGGCTGACGAATGAACAACAATCCCAATTACAAAATCAAGCCCAAATCCGTCAGTATCGTCTAGGAGAAAAAATTTGGTCTACAGAAGCAGGCGGTGATCAGTTTTGGATTTTTACTGGTAAAGTCCGCTTGCGAGAAGAAGGAGAAGGTAAGCCATTGTTAGCCCTAGAAGCAGGGGATTGGTTTGGCGATTTATATCATCTAGCTGTGGATTGCAAAGCCGTAGCTGCGAGCAAAGAAGTAGTATTAGTGTGTTGGAATACAGCCCTGTGGGCAGAATTTTCCACTCCCGAAATTGATCAGTTTTGGTTAACTAAACAGGAACACCAAGAAACGGGGGAAATCACCAAAATCAAGCCAGAAATCAAGGCGATAAACCAACTTATCCCATCCTCGACTGTAATTACATCGGGTTATCCCTTCGTTTCTAATTGGAATACAGGCGCTGCTTGCTTAACAATGGTGGCGCAACATTTAGAACATCCTGTGAAATTGGAATGGGTACAACGCCAACTCAGGGGACAAAGCCCGAAACATCTGGTGGAAGCGGGCGAAAAGTTAGGGTTAGTGTTGCGGAGGTTGCAAGTTAGTTGGGCGGATTTGCGGCAGTTATCGTTTCCCTTAATACTACAATGGCAATTAGATTCATCTCCGCCAGCTTCCTGGGTGGTAGCCTATGGAATGCAAGGATCTAACCTGATTATTGCTAATCCTCTAAATGATGATTATGCTTGTGAGAGTTTACCTCAGTCAGTGATTGAGTCTGCCTGGGATGGTAGAGTATGGCAAGTTGAACTGGTATCGAAACAGGACACATTTAACCTGGGTTGGTTCACTCCAGCAGTTTGGAAGTATCGGAAACTGTTAGGAGAAGTATTGTTAGCGTCTTTTACGTTGCAGCTGCTGGGTTTGGGGACACCACTGATTACCCAAGTTGTGATTGATAAAGTGATGGTGCAGCAGAGTTTGCCCACTCTTGATGTTATGGCGATCGCCCTCTTAATGATCGCCTCATTTGAATCTATACTGGGTATACTGCGGCTATTTATCTTCACTCATACCGCCCGGCGTTTAGATTTGAGCTTATCGGCGCAACTATTCCGCCATCTGATGCGTTTACCTTTAGCTTACTTCGAGTCTCGGCGTGTGGGAGACACCATCGCCAGAGTTCAAGAACTAGAACAAATCCGCCAGTTTCTCACAGGGACAGCATTAACTGTAATTTTAGACAGTATTTTTGCTGTGGTGTACTTGGTATTGATGTTTTACTACAACATCCAACTCACCTTTGTAGCTTTGGCGGTGTTACCGTTATTTGCAGCTTTGACAATTATTTCTACACCAATTCTGCGTAAGTGGCTCAACGAAACCTTTAATCGCAGTGCTGATAGTCAATCATTTCTCGTAGAGACAGTTTCAGGGATACACTCAGTTAAAGCTCATGCAGCCGAACCAGTAGCGCGCGATCGCTGGGAAGGATTATTTGCCCGTTTTGTGCGTACAGGATTTAAAGCATCCACCACTTCTAATATTAGCAGTAATATTGGTAACTTTCTCACCAACTTTTCCTCCTTACTCATTCTCTGGTTTGGTGCGAAATTAGTCATCGAGCAAAACCTAACAATTGGGCAACTTGTCGCCTTTCAAATGCTATCAGGAAGAGTTACCGGACCACTATTGCGTCTAGTGCAACTATGGCAAAATCTCCAACAAGTCCTACTCTCTGTAGACCGGATTGGTGATATTCTCAACATCGCTCCCGAAGCCGAATTAGGCACAGGCTTAGTTTTACCACCCCTAAAAGGTCAAGTCACCTTCGAGCAAATCTTTTTCCGTTACCAACCACACATTGAACCCGTCCTCAAAGGCATCTCCTTTAACGTAGAACCAGGGCAATTTGTGGGAATTGTCGGCCGCAGTGGTTCTGGTAAAAGTACCCTTTCCAAGCTCTTACAACGCCTCTATCAAATTGAATCAGGACGGATTTTAATTGATGGTTTTGATATTAAAAGTGCTGATTTAGCCTCACTGCGGCAACAAATTAGCGTCGTTCTCCAAGAAGACTTCTTATTTAACGGAACTGTCTTGGAAAATATCACCCTCGGTAATCCTGATATTGGTGCAGAAGAAGTAGTAGAAGCTGCGAGACTAGCTGTAGCCCATGACTTTATTAGTCAATTACCCTACGGTTACGAAACCAACGTGGGAGAGAGAGGAACAGCCTTATCTGGTGGACAAAGACAACGCATCGCCTTAGCGAGATTATTTCTTTCCCAAGCGCCAATTTTAGTATTAGATGAAGCTACCAGCGCCTTAGATAGTGAAACAGAACAGCAAGTTTTGCAAAATTTACAAAAGGTTTCTGCTCACAGAACTGTGTTTTTAATTGCTCACCGTTTCGCTCCCCTCAAACGTGCTGATATGATTTTAGTTTTAGAAAGAGGCGTAATTGCTGAACGCGGTACTCACTTAGATTTGTTACAACAAAAAGGTTTGTACTGGTCATTATATCAACGCCAACAAGCCAATATTTAACACCAAATTCCTAGGGTGTGTTATGCCGTAGGCTAACGCACCTTGAATTATTTACACTCAGCGCTGCTGAAATATTGACGGTGCGTTGCGCTTCGCGACAACACACCCTACAAGAAAATTACATATTTGGATAATTTATTTTTGGGAAGTTGCTTACAGGTATTTTCAGGTAAATAGATTAATTGGTAGGGGCGCAAGGCCTTGCGCCCCTAAGACAGATGTGGTTCAAATAGATGAAAAATAATAATTTTCAGGAAGATTACACTTTTCGCTCTGTTGTTTAGTCAACAAAGTGTCATTTTGCTATTTCATTTCATAGTAGTTTTTGTCAAAGGGGTAAACTCACCCTTTACTTTAAAACCTTGGAGACAGGTTTTAACAATTAGTGTTGCCAAAAAATACTTTGTTTGAGGAGAATATATATATGCCCATTGACGATATTAGTCACAATTTGTTTCCTCATAACGGGCTAAATTTCAACGCTATTTCCTCAGTCGATACATTTCAAACTCTGAATGATTATAGCTTCAGTGGTCGTAGTAGTTTTAATTCAGCTAGTGATATTACTGCAAATTCTGTCCAAACTGCTAACTATAATTTCTCTTCTGGTTATGGCTTGGTTAACGCCGCTGCCGCAGTAGCTAAAGCTGCTGGTGAGAATACTTTTGGTGATGTTCCTAATCTTGGTGGTAATAATTGGGGAGCAGATTTAGTTAAAGCTCCAGCCGCCTGGGCGCAGGGATACACAGGTAAAGGTATTGTGATTGCTGTGTTAGATACTGGGGTTGACTACAACCACGCAGACTTGAAGGATAATATTTGGAATAATCCCGGAGAAATTCCTGGTAATGGTATAGATGACGATGGTAATGGCTATATTGATGATGCCCAAGGGTGGAGTTTTGCTGACAGTAGCAACGATATCATAGACGTAAATGGTCACGGTACTCATGTAGCGGGAACCATTGCTGGGGGGAATAATGGCTTTGGGGTGACGGGTATTGCCTATGATGCCAAGATTATGCCTGTTAAAGTACTGAATGACGAGGGATCTGGTAGCAGTAATTCTGTCGCTGATGGTATTTACTATGCGGTGAATAACGGCGCTAATGTGATTAATCTCAGTCTGGGTGGTAATTTTCCTAATAGCACCTTGGAAGCTGCAATTAAATATGCTAGTAGTAAAGGTGCTGTAGTTGTGATGGCAGCAGGTAATAATGGCTACCCATTTACCAACTATCCGGCTCGCTATGCTAACAACTGGGGATTGGCAGTGGGGGCAGTTGATAGCAATAATAAGATGGCTGACTTCTCTAACCAAGCGGGGATGAGTGCGTTTCCCTATGTGACTGCGCCAGGAGTCGGTATCTATTCTTCGGTTCCTGGTAATCAATATGCTACATATAGCGGTACATCTATGGCTACTCCCCACGTTGCTGGTGTGGTGGCTTTGATGCTGAGTGCTAATCCTAGTTTGACTGATGCTCAAATCCGGCAAATCATCATAGAAACATCAGGAAATAGTACCCCAGCAACAAGTTCTATGTCTTTGAAGATTAGCCCTGTAATTTCTGAGGCGATCGCACAGATGGTAGGCAATAGTACATCAGCTACTACCATGAATTTGGAATTACAAGTAACCATTGTAACCGATAGTCATACAGCAGGTTCTAATTTACCTCCTACGTCTTCCTTTGTGAACAGAGGTTCATCCATGAATTTAGGAAATATGTCCTGGTATAACGATCGCACCCTTAACGCTCTGGGCAGCATGACTAATAATATCTTCAATACTGATGATGTTGACAAAAATAACCAAGATCCTACAGATATCGCCAAAATCCTGAATCAATTACAGCAGCAAATAGAAGAATTTAGAAAATTTTTCCCAGGCTTCTAATTTCCCAAATATTCATCTGTGTTCATCTGTGTTCATCTGTGGTTAATTCATTCTTCGTAAAGAAGGGCGGGCAAGATGCCCACCCCACAAGATGCCCACCCCACAAGATGCTCACCCCACAAGATGCCCACCCCACAAGATGTCTACATTTACCTGACTGAAAAGGCTTCGCTAAATCTACGGGTTACAGGCTCGATGATGAAGGTTAAAACTGACTTTTGACGGGTGACTATTTCCCCGTTGGCTGACATTCCGGGAGTAAATGCTACTTCTTCTCCCCGGACTTTCATTGAGTGTTGACTTAGTTGTATTCTGGTGGGGAAAACTAAACCTAAGTCTTTATCAACTACTGCATTTGGACTAATTTGCACAACTTTACCCTCAATTGTGCCAAATTCTTGAAAGGGAAAGGTTGCCATTTTCACTTTTGCTGTCATCCCTGGACGAATAAATCCAATATCGCGGTTGAGGACTTTTACTTCTAATAATATTTCTTCTCCCGCAGGTAAAATTGACAGCAATTCTTCGCCTGCTTGGACTGGTCCTTGGGTGGCTTTAATTTTGTAAATTGTGCCGGCGACTGGGGCTGTGATTGTTTCGCCGGCTTGCTGTTTTCTGGCTTGTTCTAGTTGACCGTTAATATTGTTGAGTTCTTCTTGGCGCTGTTTTATTTGGGTTAAAATCTCGCTTTGGCGCTCTGATTTTAAACGCTGGGCTTGCTGGAGAACTCCTTGATGGGCTTGTTCTGCTTGGCGAATGTCTTGGGCTTGGGCGGCAATTTCTCTGGTTAAGGATGCTATTCTGTCTTGAGTTTCTGTGACTCGATTTTTGGCGTTTATGACCTCATCTTTGGCTCTGGTCATTTCGGTGTTGGCGCGATTTAATCTTTCTTGGGCTTCTAGGTAATCAATTCTAGGTAATGCACCAGGCGCTATTAGGGTGCTGAGGTTTTTTTCTCTTTGTTGGGCGATCGCAATATTTTTTTCAATTCCAACTACGAAATTTTCGGCGTTGACTACGTTAGCTTGGGCATTTTTAAAGCTAGTTTGAGCATTTACGAGGTTTTCTTGTAACCGTTGTTGGCGTTGTTTTACCTGTTCAATAATTGCGAGTTGGCGATTTGCTTCTGCTTCGGTGACAGCTTGACGGGCTTGGTAATCTGCGAGGCGCGATTCTAACAGTTCATCTTGCAGTTTGGTTCCAGATTTTGTCGTCCCAATGCGTTCTGCTTGCAAACGCTGTATGTCTTGGCTGATTAATTGAGCAGATTGGGCGAGACGGGTAACGTCTGTTTGTTGTAAGTCTGTGTTTCGTTGAATTAAAACTTGGTCTTTAGTGACATGATCGCCTTCTTCTACCTTCACATCCACAATTGAACCACCACCCAAGGATGTCACTGGTCGCACTTGTGTAGAGGCGATTAATTCCCCTGGTGCGATCGCTACTTCATCGATTTGAGAAAAATTTGCCCAGGCGATCGCCCCAAATACCACTAAACTCAGTGTTCCTGCTAAAACTCTCGTATATAGCGGTGGTAATTCCTGTACAGCCTTACCTACTTCATAGGACAGTTGATCTTCTGGTTTGGCAAATTGTTGTCTTGTTTGTCGGGCTTGAGCAGCATTTGCAACTAAGGAATATTTCATAAAATTTTAGATTATTGGGGACTGGGCTGGCTGTGAGCGTAGGTGAACCCTTGTAGAGACGTTGTATACAACGTCTCTACATTCTTTGTCACCAGATATCTCATGGGGAATGGGGACGAAAATTTTCCCTTCCACTACCTAATTCAAACTGCGAGATATCGCCGCAGAAAATTTTCTAAAGTTTCTAAGTTAAAATTGAAAATCCTTTCTAAGTTGGCTATTTCCTCTTTTCTACAGAAAAATTCATTGGACAGTAATGTTCTATAGGTTCCGAAAGCTGTTTGTGCTTGGGGATTAAATAAACCAAATGCACTGCGTAACCCATCCACAACAAACAAAGGTGAATTAATTACGATTGGTTCTTTGTTGAAGATGCGGCTAAAAATTTGGGGAATATCTTCTCGCAATAAAATCTCTGGACCTCCCACTGGTAATATTTGGTTGCGTGCGCCTTCCACTGTGATTGAATTAACTACTATCCTGGCTAAATCATCTGTACTGACAACCGAAGTCCGATTTTTAGGATCACCAATCAGCAAATACAAACCTGTTTCCCGAAATTGTTCTGCCAATGACAGTAAATTAGATGCTAATCCAGATGGGCGTAAAATTGTGTAATTCAAGCCACTAGCTTCTAAATATTGTTCTACTGCTCGTTTGGCTTTGAATACAGGAGCATCTTCATACCCCCGTTCTGCTCCCAGTACAGAAATAAACACAAAATGCTTGACTGCATTAGCTCTAGCCTGATCGATGAGTTCGATATTGGCGCGATAATCCAGAGATAAGGAGTCACCATCAGAAGCGTGGGCGCTGATAATGTACTCGACACCCCGACAAGCTTTTTCAATATCTTTGTCTCGTCGCAAATCACCGATGAAGATTTCTGCTCCTCGGTGTTCTAACTCGTTATAACGCGAAGTGAGGCGGACAAATCCCCTC encodes:
- a CDS encoding esterase/lipase family protein: MNTKNQQRNSVLLIHGIGDTAAVFNMMASYLRKLGWSVYTLNLVPNNGEVGLDILAQQIADYILNTFAPEQPIDLIGFSMGGIVSRYYVQRLGGINRVQRFVTISSPHHGTVIAYASQRHGCLQMRRNSEFIQDLNADAVMLGRLNFTSIWTPYDLMIVPANSSQMALGKEVVLPVVLHSWMLTDSRSLAAVASALSEPIKLGHQFGYTQNYQKSPLGGGNI
- a CDS encoding VOC family protein, which produces MSQTLFHLAFPVTDIAQTKAYYVDALGCIPGRENTQALILNLYGHQLVAHLTKETPSPQRTIYPRHFGLIFVQEQDWEELLEKAEKQNLVFRESPKNRFVDSPLEHRTFFLEDPFYNLMEFKYYRHPEAIFGSSEYSQIGDRA
- a CDS encoding TIGR00297 family protein, whose amino-acid sequence is MLSFIDSANPWLVAIGLNTILLSLVWIAPKQLLTPAGIFHAWLLGVLIWVTLGWPGYLVVGFYFLVGSGVTRIGMAQKEAAGIAEKRSGARGPENVWGSALTGALCALGVGILNSGLVIPSNQSLVPNPQFLLLLGYVASFSTKLSDTTASEVGKAYGKRTFLITTLQPVSRGTEGAVSLEGTLAGVVASIAIACVGWAVGLIDLLGIAWCILAAFIATNLESVIGATLQSKYDWLTNEVVNIFNTLIGAIAAILLALIWTIITASFPA
- a CDS encoding peptidylprolyl isomerase produces the protein MESSSFLTVNDQPIFINQAVKYLQASGKLAHFIGDILKQYVIAQEIQERDDIQISPALTEQTIIDFRLKNQLNEPQTFQEWLQKNVTDYATFYESIAFSFKLEKLKVLITEPKISEYFIERKIFLDRVIVSRIVVDNREIAEELHTQIEEGGSFEQLAKEYSLSEDRMVNGMMGPVSRGTMPDQLRAVIDIANPGQVVGPIEIEGRYGLFRVEQFLPASLEDTQLQQALQNELFEKWLVEKIQKLTVKLQMS
- a CDS encoding peptidase domain-containing ABC transporter is translated as MASRENSKADSQTTNELKVLNNQSLQVKALASIPWNQPPLSWLTNEQQSQLQNQAQIRQYRLGEKIWSTEAGGDQFWIFTGKVRLREEGEGKPLLALEAGDWFGDLYHLAVDCKAVAASKEVVLVCWNTALWAEFSTPEIDQFWLTKQEHQETGEITKIKPEIKAINQLIPSSTVITSGYPFVSNWNTGAACLTMVAQHLEHPVKLEWVQRQLRGQSPKHLVEAGEKLGLVLRRLQVSWADLRQLSFPLILQWQLDSSPPASWVVAYGMQGSNLIIANPLNDDYACESLPQSVIESAWDGRVWQVELVSKQDTFNLGWFTPAVWKYRKLLGEVLLASFTLQLLGLGTPLITQVVIDKVMVQQSLPTLDVMAIALLMIASFESILGILRLFIFTHTARRLDLSLSAQLFRHLMRLPLAYFESRRVGDTIARVQELEQIRQFLTGTALTVILDSIFAVVYLVLMFYYNIQLTFVALAVLPLFAALTIISTPILRKWLNETFNRSADSQSFLVETVSGIHSVKAHAAEPVARDRWEGLFARFVRTGFKASTTSNISSNIGNFLTNFSSLLILWFGAKLVIEQNLTIGQLVAFQMLSGRVTGPLLRLVQLWQNLQQVLLSVDRIGDILNIAPEAELGTGLVLPPLKGQVTFEQIFFRYQPHIEPVLKGISFNVEPGQFVGIVGRSGSGKSTLSKLLQRLYQIESGRILIDGFDIKSADLASLRQQISVVLQEDFLFNGTVLENITLGNPDIGAEEVVEAARLAVAHDFISQLPYGYETNVGERGTALSGGQRQRIALARLFLSQAPILVLDEATSALDSETEQQVLQNLQKVSAHRTVFLIAHRFAPLKRADMILVLERGVIAERGTHLDLLQQKGLYWSLYQRQQANI
- a CDS encoding S8 family peptidase → MPIDDISHNLFPHNGLNFNAISSVDTFQTLNDYSFSGRSSFNSASDITANSVQTANYNFSSGYGLVNAAAAVAKAAGENTFGDVPNLGGNNWGADLVKAPAAWAQGYTGKGIVIAVLDTGVDYNHADLKDNIWNNPGEIPGNGIDDDGNGYIDDAQGWSFADSSNDIIDVNGHGTHVAGTIAGGNNGFGVTGIAYDAKIMPVKVLNDEGSGSSNSVADGIYYAVNNGANVINLSLGGNFPNSTLEAAIKYASSKGAVVVMAAGNNGYPFTNYPARYANNWGLAVGAVDSNNKMADFSNQAGMSAFPYVTAPGVGIYSSVPGNQYATYSGTSMATPHVAGVVALMLSANPSLTDAQIRQIIIETSGNSTPATSSMSLKISPVISEAIAQMVGNSTSATTMNLELQVTIVTDSHTAGSNLPPTSSFVNRGSSMNLGNMSWYNDRTLNALGSMTNNIFNTDDVDKNNQDPTDIAKILNQLQQQIEEFRKFFPGF
- a CDS encoding HlyD family efflux transporter periplasmic adaptor subunit, which gives rise to MKYSLVANAAQARQTRQQFAKPEDQLSYEVGKAVQELPPLYTRVLAGTLSLVVFGAIAWANFSQIDEVAIAPGELIASTQVRPVTSLGGGSIVDVKVEEGDHVTKDQVLIQRNTDLQQTDVTRLAQSAQLISQDIQRLQAERIGTTKSGTKLQDELLESRLADYQARQAVTEAEANRQLAIIEQVKQRQQRLQENLVNAQTSFKNAQANVVNAENFVVGIEKNIAIAQQREKNLSTLIAPGALPRIDYLEAQERLNRANTEMTRAKDEVINAKNRVTETQDRIASLTREIAAQAQDIRQAEQAHQGVLQQAQRLKSERQSEILTQIKQRQEELNNINGQLEQARKQQAGETITAPVAGTIYKIKATQGPVQAGEELLSILPAGEEILLEVKVLNRDIGFIRPGMTAKVKMATFPFQEFGTIEGKVVQISPNAVVDKDLGLVFPTRIQLSQHSMKVRGEEVAFTPGMSANGEIVTRQKSVLTFIIEPVTRRFSEAFSVR
- a CDS encoding SDR family oxidoreductase — translated: MFLVTGATGGIGRRVVRLLRLEEKSVRGFVRLTSRYNELEHRGAEIFIGDLRRDKDIEKACRGVEYIISAHASDGDSLSLDYRANIELIDQARANAVKHFVFISVLGAERGYEDAPVFKAKRAVEQYLEASGLNYTILRPSGLASNLLSLAEQFRETGLYLLIGDPKNRTSVVSTDDLARIVVNSITVEGARNQILPVGGPEILLREDIPQIFSRIFNKEPIVINSPLFVVDGLRSAFGLFNPQAQTAFGTYRTLLSNEFFCRKEEIANLERIFNFNLETLENFLRRYLAV